Proteins from a genomic interval of Clostridium sp. M62/1:
- a CDS encoding tyrosine-type recombinase/integrase: protein MAKGKKRPAELPEYGTVMMKGVQYYRTRITDADGKRVAIYGLTREELYDRVEDAQKKIAEVVFHRENPTVEEYCEKWLLMRSGTVRTNTLEGYARMVNRYIVGPIGQMYMDEVTTDDLRLLMVPLSKGSSGMYGQLNMLIKNIFNSAEESKVIKENPSKTICARGGKPAKRREALTDEQTAILLDSIRELPPYVFVMIGLYAGLRREEILGLKWDCVFLDEKTPYISIRRAWHVEGGEPVVNTLLKTPAAKRDVPIPKCLVACLREEREKSESEYVISNSKGTVLTETQFVRVWKYITVRSTAERCYYTYVNGQSIKHRIKPRLGEHQPNNPKLVYTMDFKVTPHMLRHTYITNLIYKGVDPKTVQYLAGHENSKTTMDIYAKVKYNKPEELSSVVNAAFGLR, encoded by the coding sequence ATGGCTAAAGGGAAAAAGCGTCCTGCTGAACTTCCGGAATACGGAACAGTGATGATGAAAGGGGTACAGTATTACCGCACCCGGATTACAGATGCAGACGGAAAGAGAGTGGCGATTTATGGGCTGACACGCGAAGAATTGTATGACCGGGTGGAAGATGCCCAGAAGAAAATCGCGGAAGTGGTTTTCCATAGAGAGAATCCGACCGTGGAAGAGTACTGTGAAAAATGGTTGCTGATGCGGTCTGGAACGGTAAGAACTAATACGTTGGAAGGATACGCACGGATGGTGAATCGGTACATCGTGGGTCCGATTGGACAGATGTATATGGACGAGGTGACCACAGATGACCTGCGGCTGCTGATGGTTCCGTTATCAAAAGGTTCTTCCGGAATGTATGGTCAGCTCAATATGCTGATTAAGAACATTTTTAATTCAGCAGAAGAGAGCAAGGTGATTAAAGAGAATCCATCCAAAACGATTTGCGCAAGAGGCGGAAAGCCAGCGAAACGGCGCGAGGCTTTGACGGATGAACAGACTGCCATTTTGCTGGATAGCATTCGTGAGCTTCCACCGTATGTCTTCGTGATGATCGGTTTGTACGCGGGATTGCGTAGAGAAGAGATCCTTGGATTAAAATGGGACTGCGTATTCCTGGATGAAAAAACGCCGTACATTTCGATAAGGCGTGCATGGCATGTGGAAGGCGGTGAGCCGGTAGTCAACACGCTATTGAAGACACCGGCAGCAAAACGAGATGTTCCGATTCCAAAATGCCTGGTAGCCTGTCTCAGGGAAGAAAGGGAAAAATCAGAATCGGAATATGTGATCTCGAATTCGAAGGGAACTGTTTTGACGGAAACACAGTTTGTGAGAGTCTGGAAGTACATAACAGTCCGTTCTACTGCAGAACGCTGTTATTACACTTATGTAAATGGACAGTCCATCAAGCATAGAATAAAGCCAAGGCTTGGTGAGCATCAGCCGAATAATCCCAAACTGGTGTATACGATGGACTTCAAGGTGACTCCGCACATGCTGCGGCACACCTACATCACCAATCTGATTTACAAAGGTGTTGATCCTAAGACGGTGCAGTATCTGGCAGGCCATGAGAACAGCAAAACGACTATGGACATCTATGCGAAAGTCAAGTATAATAAACCTGAGGAATTAAGCAGCGTTGTGAATGCTGCATTCGGGCTGCGTTAA
- a CDS encoding transporter substrate-binding domain-containing protein, translated as MNRKWKRAAVYTAAALLLTACGGGGQNTESSAAAEEKVIRIGCEATTPGWIQTDENGNLSGYDYDVWMEIGKRTGYKIEYQIMEWDGMWAMLNDERLDTVGEQISATDERREAYCLSEPYAYNIYSLLSRADNEELQSMDDLKDGMTISCETNTSDELIVEAIEKEYGVKLEPVYYDGMSVQEVALGRCDLWPRAKTSCITTLEEVDNLKILGDTNVLETNVYPFPKTERGEELCSVVSEAIKEMHEDGTLKKLSEKWFDMDISVQPEGAEEL; from the coding sequence ATGAACAGAAAATGGAAGAGAGCAGCAGTATATACCGCAGCGGCGCTGCTGCTGACAGCATGCGGAGGCGGCGGACAGAATACGGAGAGCAGCGCAGCCGCTGAGGAGAAGGTAATCCGCATCGGATGTGAGGCTACTACACCAGGGTGGATTCAGACGGATGAAAATGGAAATCTGTCAGGCTACGACTATGATGTATGGATGGAGATCGGAAAAAGGACAGGCTACAAGATAGAATACCAGATTATGGAGTGGGACGGCATGTGGGCCATGCTGAATGACGAGCGTCTGGATACAGTCGGGGAGCAGATATCGGCCACTGACGAGCGCAGGGAAGCCTACTGCCTGTCAGAGCCCTACGCCTACAATATCTATTCTCTTCTGTCGCGGGCAGACAACGAAGAGCTTCAGTCCATGGATGATCTGAAGGACGGAATGACCATCTCCTGTGAGACAAACACCAGTGATGAGCTGATTGTAGAGGCAATCGAGAAGGAGTACGGAGTAAAGCTGGAGCCGGTCTACTATGACGGAATGTCTGTTCAGGAAGTGGCTCTTGGAAGGTGCGATCTGTGGCCCAGGGCAAAGACTTCCTGCATTACCACGCTGGAGGAGGTAGACAACCTGAAAATCCTGGGAGATACGAATGTACTGGAGACAAATGTGTACCCATTTCCTAAGACGGAAAGAGGAGAGGAACTGTGCTCTGTCGTTTCAGAGGCTATAAAAGAAATGCACGAGGACGGAACACTGAAAAAGCTGTCAGAAAAATGGTTTGACATGGATATTTCCGTGCAGCCGGAAGGCGCCGAGGAATTATAA
- a CDS encoding amino acid ABC transporter permease, giving the protein MDWEFSVSVLRSMFAALPTTLSLAAVSFVLSLLLAVVIAGIDYFKVPVLRQVCAVYVSFFRGTPLIPQLFLLYFGIPTFIPELRDIPAFAVCIVGLTLNSAAYMKEAVRGALLSVPAGQREAALAHGMTPLQAMAHIVFPQAVRVAIPSLFNNLVDIVKGTSMAFTIGVIEITAAANLRASVTFRYFEAYMLLMLLYWVIILVLERAEALLEKKFSAGYVR; this is encoded by the coding sequence ATGGATTGGGAATTTTCAGTCAGTGTCCTCCGCTCAATGTTTGCCGCCCTTCCCACTACCCTGAGCCTGGCAGCAGTGTCTTTTGTGCTGTCCCTGCTGCTGGCTGTGGTGATTGCAGGGATTGATTATTTTAAGGTGCCTGTCCTGAGACAGGTGTGCGCAGTCTATGTGTCATTTTTCAGAGGAACGCCGCTGATTCCTCAGCTGTTTCTCCTCTATTTCGGAATCCCTACCTTTATTCCCGAGCTGAGGGATATTCCGGCTTTTGCCGTATGTATTGTAGGGCTGACATTAAACTCGGCGGCCTATATGAAAGAGGCGGTGAGAGGAGCGCTTCTGTCTGTGCCTGCGGGACAGAGGGAGGCGGCTCTGGCCCATGGGATGACTCCCCTGCAGGCAATGGCCCACATTGTTTTTCCGCAGGCGGTCAGAGTGGCGATTCCGTCCCTGTTTAACAACCTGGTGGACATTGTGAAGGGAACCTCCATGGCCTTCACAATTGGCGTTATCGAGATTACGGCTGCCGCAAACCTGAGAGCTTCCGTGACCTTTCGTTACTTTGAGGCGTATATGCTCCTGATGCTTCTTTACTGGGTGATTATCCTGGTGCTGGAACGGGCGGAGGCACTGCTGGAGAAAAAATTTTCAGCAGGGTATGTAAGATAG
- a CDS encoding GNAT family N-acetyltransferase has translation MEPDSEEPEGLLTCLEVKDTETGQRLGGASLVYDKDVFILKTVAVKKEFQGRGLGRLLVQRAEAEARKRGAQCLYLNAKVPEFYKKLGFEIIRRDDAPDISDCQNCHRYHNGCESEIMKKEWTNAGDSEV, from the coding sequence ATGGAACCTGACTCCGAGGAGCCGGAGGGACTTTTAACCTGTCTGGAGGTGAAGGACACAGAGACGGGACAAAGACTGGGAGGAGCGTCTTTGGTTTACGACAAGGATGTATTCATCCTGAAAACAGTGGCAGTAAAAAAGGAGTTTCAGGGAAGGGGACTGGGAAGGCTTCTGGTGCAGCGGGCAGAGGCAGAGGCCCGGAAAAGAGGGGCGCAGTGCCTGTATCTGAATGCCAAGGTGCCGGAATTTTATAAAAAGCTTGGCTTTGAGATCATCCGGAGGGATGATGCCCCGGATATTTCTGACTGCCAGAACTGTCACAGGTATCACAATGGATGTGAGTCTGAGATCATGAAGAAGGAATGGACAAATGCAGGAGACAGTGAAGTATAG
- a CDS encoding MalY/PatB family protein: MQETVKYRDRKNTDCEKWDGLKEQFGKAELLPAWVADMDFEAPACVQEALRKYVDFNVYGYYKVPEDYWQSFISWERKYHSYQVEKEWIRFVPGVVPAIYWLIQMLTGEGDSVLVMPPVYYPFFHAAEETGRRLIRCPLRCRDGVYEMDTELFEKKIKEEKVRLFILCSPHNPVGRVWTREELKTILDLCLENHVFVIADEIHQDLITGEREQTAAAAVGSYDSILITLTSAAKTFNLSGCQNGFLIIPDSGLRQRYDETARRLHLTEGGAFGYIAVQAAYQGGRQWLEKALCLVRDNYVCLKEALSQSLPEAVISPLEGTYLAWVDLSGAVKKERVKELVQNRCGLAVDFGEWFGGREYEGYIRINLATSRENVKEIADRLSLLIEG; encoded by the coding sequence ATGCAGGAGACAGTGAAGTATAGGGACAGAAAAAACACAGACTGTGAGAAATGGGACGGTCTTAAGGAGCAGTTCGGCAAAGCAGAGCTTCTGCCGGCCTGGGTGGCAGACATGGATTTCGAGGCTCCCGCCTGTGTGCAGGAAGCTCTCAGAAAGTATGTGGACTTTAATGTATACGGCTATTATAAGGTGCCGGAGGACTACTGGCAGTCGTTTATCAGCTGGGAGAGGAAGTACCATTCCTATCAGGTGGAAAAAGAGTGGATACGCTTTGTGCCGGGAGTGGTGCCGGCCATTTACTGGCTGATTCAGATGCTGACCGGGGAGGGGGACTCCGTTCTCGTGATGCCTCCGGTCTATTATCCGTTTTTTCATGCGGCAGAGGAAACAGGGCGAAGGCTGATTCGCTGCCCTCTGCGCTGCAGGGACGGTGTCTACGAGATGGATACAGAGCTGTTTGAGAAGAAAATCAAAGAGGAAAAGGTCAGACTGTTTATTCTCTGTTCTCCTCATAACCCGGTGGGGCGCGTATGGACGCGGGAAGAACTGAAGACGATTCTGGACCTGTGCCTGGAAAACCATGTTTTTGTAATTGCTGATGAGATTCACCAGGATCTGATTACAGGGGAGCGGGAGCAGACAGCGGCGGCAGCTGTGGGAAGTTACGACAGCATTCTGATAACCCTGACATCTGCGGCCAAAACCTTCAATCTTTCAGGCTGCCAGAATGGCTTTCTGATTATCCCCGATTCCGGTCTCCGGCAAAGATATGACGAGACGGCCAGGAGGCTTCATCTGACAGAAGGGGGAGCCTTTGGCTACATAGCCGTGCAGGCTGCTTATCAGGGAGGCAGGCAGTGGCTGGAGAAAGCACTCTGCCTAGTCAGGGATAATTATGTCTGCCTGAAGGAAGCGCTGAGCCAGAGCCTTCCGGAGGCAGTTATCTCACCTCTGGAGGGAACCTATCTTGCGTGGGTTGATTTATCGGGGGCAGTGAAAAAAGAAAGAGTGAAGGAACTGGTTCAGAACCGGTGCGGACTCGCAGTGGATTTTGGGGAGTGGTTTGGAGGCAGGGAGTATGAGGGATATATCCGGATTAACCTGGCCACCAGCAGGGAAAATGTGAAGGAAATCGCAGACAGGCTCAGCCTTTTAATAGAAGGATAG
- a CDS encoding MATE family efflux transporter: protein MARNMTQGSITGHLLVYAVPLVFGNLFQQLYHTVDSVVVGQFNGKEALAAIGAAGPIMNILIFLIVGLSMGASIIMAEYFGAGDFPALKKEMATSIVSGLILTVIITVLAVAGSGLFIRLTQTPEEIAPLASDYLRIVTAGLIFTFFYNILSAGLRAIGDSKAPLYVLIITTVVNVVLDILLVGTFHMSVYGAAVATVIAQAVSSLLLFAYIAVRAKILWVPVRELRIDRDFLKKTIDFSSVSALQQTMLYLGRLLVQSGVNMLGVDAVAAFNAVSIVDSYVLAPGDSLASSMTTFAAQNKGAGTFGRISKGLKTMLCIAEIYVALVAVLVFSQCRLLLGFFLKPEETAAIAAGISYLIPMSFGYLLSGITNTFQGYFRGIGNLKITLWATLLQIPIRVALTYLLLDAMGVQAVAAGTIIGWICMALFEVFCYRRWGRFDERGLVWERKGGEAG from the coding sequence ATGGCCAGAAACATGACGCAGGGAAGTATCACCGGCCACCTGCTTGTATATGCGGTTCCGCTGGTATTCGGAAACCTGTTCCAGCAGCTCTACCACACCGTGGATTCCGTCGTGGTGGGGCAGTTTAACGGAAAAGAGGCGCTGGCAGCCATCGGCGCGGCCGGTCCGATTATGAATATTCTGATTTTTCTGATCGTAGGTCTTTCCATGGGCGCATCTATCATCATGGCAGAGTACTTCGGGGCCGGTGACTTTCCGGCGCTGAAAAAGGAGATGGCCACCTCCATCGTGTCCGGTCTGATCCTCACCGTCATTATCACTGTGCTGGCTGTGGCGGGAAGCGGGCTTTTCATCCGCCTGACGCAGACACCTGAGGAGATCGCCCCTCTGGCATCCGACTATCTGAGAATCGTCACCGCAGGACTGATCTTCACCTTTTTTTACAATATCCTGTCTGCGGGACTTCGGGCCATCGGAGATTCCAAGGCCCCTCTGTATGTGCTGATAATCACAACTGTTGTCAATGTAGTTCTGGACATCCTTCTTGTGGGAACCTTTCACATGAGCGTCTATGGAGCTGCTGTGGCCACTGTGATCGCCCAGGCAGTTTCCTCCCTTCTTCTCTTTGCCTACATCGCTGTCCGGGCAAAAATCCTCTGGGTTCCCGTCAGAGAGCTCCGCATAGACAGGGATTTTCTGAAAAAGACCATTGATTTCAGCTCTGTCTCCGCCCTCCAGCAGACCATGCTGTACCTGGGCCGGCTTCTCGTCCAGTCCGGAGTCAACATGCTGGGCGTGGACGCCGTCGCAGCCTTCAATGCAGTCTCCATCGTGGACAGCTACGTGCTGGCCCCCGGCGACAGCCTGGCCTCCTCCATGACTACCTTTGCGGCCCAGAATAAAGGGGCAGGAACCTTCGGCCGGATCTCGAAGGGGCTGAAAACCATGCTCTGTATTGCGGAGATTTACGTGGCCCTGGTGGCAGTCCTCGTGTTCAGCCAGTGCCGGCTGCTTTTGGGCTTTTTCCTGAAGCCGGAGGAAACTGCGGCGATCGCAGCGGGGATCTCCTACCTGATTCCCATGTCCTTCGGATACCTTCTGTCCGGGATTACCAATACCTTCCAGGGATATTTCAGAGGGATCGGAAACCTGAAAATCACCCTCTGGGCCACCCTTCTGCAGATTCCCATCCGTGTGGCCCTGACCTACCTGCTTTTAGACGCCATGGGTGTTCAGGCTGTGGCAGCCGGAACCATCATCGGATGGATCTGCATGGCCCTGTTTGAGGTATTCTGTTACCGCAGGTGGGGAAGATTTGACGAGAGAGGGCTTGTGTGGGAGCGAAAAGGAGGGGAGGCCGGCTGA
- a CDS encoding MurR/RpiR family transcriptional regulator, translating into MEERKKTEKADESIRERGGREMAEEGEAKKQREKGGTAVSEKETLEARIAAARLTPRDRAVLDYIVKNKKEACFETAAQIAKKAGVSASAAVRVSGRLGFESFAQFKRALQAELKRELEGGMKVRPIPYEKIKSYDGLTDEELIGAIRQNALRNIERDQNPGDYGSCSRAADILSEAERVFLVGFRACAGFAASFGVMLSCVRPGVHVVNGSCPTVDTLVDLTGRDAVAVISYDRYSSEAVFAASMARKAGSRIIAVTDRPSSPVCAGAEAILLNSTENLSFYNSYVSLVMTMEVLTGLMSSRGREQNEERLKKMEEFLTETGRY; encoded by the coding sequence ATGGAAGAGAGGAAGAAAACAGAGAAAGCTGATGAGAGCATAAGAGAGAGAGGGGGGAGAGAGATGGCAGAAGAAGGTGAAGCGAAAAAGCAGAGAGAAAAAGGAGGGACGGCCGTCAGTGAAAAAGAAACGCTGGAGGCGCGCATCGCGGCCGCAAGGCTGACGCCCAGAGATCGGGCCGTTCTGGACTATATCGTGAAAAATAAGAAGGAGGCCTGTTTTGAGACGGCGGCGCAGATTGCGAAGAAGGCGGGCGTCAGCGCCTCCGCGGCGGTGCGCGTGTCAGGACGGCTGGGATTTGAGAGCTTTGCCCAGTTTAAACGGGCTCTTCAGGCTGAGCTGAAGAGAGAGCTGGAAGGCGGCATGAAAGTCCGTCCCATTCCCTACGAGAAGATCAAAAGCTACGACGGGCTGACAGACGAGGAGCTGATAGGTGCAATCCGTCAGAACGCCCTCAGAAACATTGAGAGGGATCAGAACCCCGGCGATTACGGCAGCTGCAGCCGGGCGGCTGACATCCTGTCCGAGGCGGAGCGTGTCTTTTTAGTGGGCTTTCGCGCCTGCGCCGGATTTGCGGCCTCCTTCGGAGTTATGCTCTCCTGTGTGCGGCCGGGGGTACATGTGGTCAACGGCTCCTGCCCGACGGTGGATACCCTGGTGGATCTGACCGGGAGGGATGCAGTGGCAGTTATTTCCTATGACCGCTATTCCAGCGAGGCAGTCTTTGCGGCGTCCATGGCCAGGAAGGCCGGCAGCCGTATCATCGCAGTGACAGACAGGCCATCCTCCCCTGTCTGCGCCGGGGCGGAGGCAATTCTATTAAACAGTACAGAAAACCTCTCCTTCTATAACTCCTATGTAAGCCTCGTCATGACCATGGAGGTTCTGACCGGGCTTATGAGTAGCAGGGGCAGAGAGCAGAATGAGGAGCGTTTAAAAAAAATGGAAGAGTTTCTTACAGAAACGGGACGATACTAG
- a CDS encoding M42 family metallopeptidase produces the protein MEYMKYILDTLEKIVNTPSPSGCTGKVMEIVRREAEGFGFQTEYNRKGGLIITVPGQTETVVAFSGHVDTLGAMVRSVRAGGTLAFTQVGGMMMEAIEGSYCKILTRDGREFTGTIQTTQPSVHVWDGCRELKRTEENMEIRLDEIVRTAEDVEKLGIGAGDFVSFDPKFVVTERGFVKSRHMDDKASVAVILGVLKYIHDTGKKPVQTLKMLISNYEEVGHGCSYIPEDVEELISVDMGCVGDDLNGDEYRVSICAKDSSGPYDFDMTNRLISLAKEYGIGYTVDIFPHYGSDVSAALKGGNNIRGALIGQGVSASHGQERTHVRGLMETFRLIAAYAGLMEKEESSRLFEELLLCEGSGSGR, from the coding sequence ATGGAATATATGAAATATATTTTAGACACACTGGAAAAGATTGTGAACACCCCAAGCCCTTCCGGCTGCACCGGAAAGGTCATGGAGATCGTCCGCAGGGAGGCGGAGGGCTTTGGCTTTCAGACGGAGTACAACCGCAAGGGCGGCCTGATTATCACAGTTCCCGGACAGACAGAAACGGTTGTGGCTTTTTCCGGCCATGTGGATACTCTGGGGGCCATGGTGCGCTCTGTGCGAGCCGGCGGCACGCTTGCCTTCACCCAGGTGGGAGGCATGATGATGGAGGCGATTGAGGGAAGCTACTGCAAAATCCTCACCAGAGACGGCAGAGAGTTTACGGGAACCATCCAGACCACTCAGCCGTCCGTACACGTGTGGGACGGATGCCGGGAGCTGAAGAGGACAGAGGAAAATATGGAGATCCGTCTGGACGAGATTGTGCGCACGGCAGAGGATGTGGAAAAGCTGGGAATCGGAGCCGGCGACTTCGTGAGCTTTGATCCGAAGTTTGTGGTGACGGAGAGAGGGTTTGTCAAATCCAGGCATATGGATGACAAGGCTTCCGTCGCTGTCATCCTGGGCGTGTTAAAGTATATTCACGACACGGGGAAGAAGCCGGTGCAGACTCTGAAAATGCTGATCAGCAATTACGAGGAGGTCGGCCATGGGTGCAGCTATATCCCGGAGGATGTGGAGGAGCTGATCTCAGTGGACATGGGATGCGTGGGAGACGACTTAAACGGAGATGAGTACCGTGTTTCCATCTGTGCCAAGGACTCCAGCGGACCTTATGATTTCGATATGACCAACCGGCTCATTTCCCTGGCAAAGGAGTACGGGATCGGCTATACAGTTGACATATTTCCCCACTACGGTTCGGATGTGTCAGCAGCCTTAAAGGGAGGAAACAATATCCGGGGAGCCCTCATCGGCCAGGGAGTCAGCGCCTCCCACGGCCAGGAGAGAACCCATGTGAGGGGACTTATGGAAACCTTCCGGCTCATCGCGGCTTATGCAGGGCTTATGGAGAAGGAAGAATCCTCCAGACTCTTTGAGGAGCTCCTCCTTTGCGAAGGCTCTGGAAGCGGGAGGTAG
- a CDS encoding nucleotidyltransferase family protein, with the protein MQAILLAGGLGTRLRSVVSDRPKPMALIEGRPFMEYVVRGLARHGIADIIFAVGYKGSMVEEHFRDGSNLGIRASYAYEEELLGTAGAIKNAGRFVTEERFFVLNADTYYSLDYSRLAKLQAEKSLDMALVLREVDDISRYGAATLTDGMLTGFNEKLEGEKRPGTINGGVYLMDRRLLKEIPEGKVSLEQEMIPRWMKEGKRLGGFVNEGYFIDIGIPEDYFRFQEDVKKGVVSW; encoded by the coding sequence ATGCAGGCAATTTTACTGGCAGGAGGACTCGGGACAAGACTTCGCAGCGTGGTAAGCGACAGGCCCAAGCCCATGGCCCTGATCGAGGGAAGGCCGTTTATGGAGTACGTGGTGAGGGGGCTTGCCCGCCACGGGATTGCGGACATTATCTTTGCCGTGGGATATAAGGGCAGTATGGTGGAAGAGCACTTCAGGGACGGAAGCAACCTTGGGATCCGTGCGTCCTACGCATATGAGGAGGAGCTTCTCGGCACAGCCGGGGCCATAAAGAATGCGGGAAGATTTGTGACAGAGGAGCGCTTCTTTGTCCTCAATGCAGATACCTATTACAGTCTGGACTACAGCCGCCTGGCGAAGCTGCAGGCAGAAAAGAGCCTCGATATGGCTCTGGTGCTTCGAGAGGTGGATGATATTTCCCGGTATGGAGCGGCAACGCTCACAGACGGCATGCTCACCGGCTTCAATGAAAAGCTGGAGGGAGAGAAGCGCCCGGGCACCATCAACGGAGGCGTTTACCTGATGGACCGCAGACTGCTTAAGGAGATCCCGGAGGGGAAGGTCTCCCTGGAGCAGGAGATGATCCCCCGCTGGATGAAGGAGGGAAAACGCCTGGGAGGCTTTGTCAATGAGGGATATTTTATCGACATCGGAATCCCGGAGGATTATTTCAGGTTCCAGGAGGACGTAAAGAAAGGAGTCGTTTCATGGTAA
- a CDS encoding GHMP kinase has translation MVIRAKAPLRVSFGGGGTDVEPFCVEQGGAIIGSTINKYAYCSIIPREDDQIVVHSLDFDMTVKYNTKENYVYDGKLDLVTAALKAMDIKKGCEVYLQCDAPPGSGLGTSSTVMVALLSAMAKWKGIELDGYAMADLAYGVERLDLGIAGGYQDQYASTFGGFNFIEFHGRNNVIVNPLRIKKDIIHELQYNLLLCYTGNIHVSANIIKDQVSNYKKQDAFDAMCEVKALAYAMKDELLRGNLHSFGKLLDYGWQSKKRMSSKITNPQIDELYDEAKKAGALGGKLLGAGGGGFLLMYCPYNVKHKVAARMEQVGGQLMDWNFELRGVQSWCCDSERWKYGEVSVRMPDRNYTFKL, from the coding sequence ATGGTAATTCGCGCGAAAGCGCCCCTTCGCGTCAGCTTCGGAGGAGGCGGAACGGATGTAGAGCCTTTCTGCGTAGAGCAGGGAGGAGCCATTATCGGGAGCACCATCAATAAATACGCATACTGCTCCATCATTCCCAGAGAGGATGACCAGATCGTGGTCCACTCCCTGGACTTTGACATGACGGTGAAATATAATACAAAGGAAAATTATGTCTATGACGGAAAGCTGGATCTGGTGACAGCAGCCCTGAAGGCCATGGACATCAAGAAGGGCTGCGAGGTCTATCTGCAGTGCGATGCGCCTCCCGGCTCAGGCCTGGGAACATCCTCCACCGTGATGGTGGCTCTTCTCTCGGCCATGGCCAAGTGGAAGGGAATCGAGCTGGACGGCTACGCCATGGCCGACCTGGCCTACGGCGTGGAGAGACTTGACCTGGGAATCGCCGGAGGCTATCAGGATCAGTATGCATCCACCTTTGGAGGATTTAACTTTATCGAGTTTCACGGCAGGAACAATGTGATTGTAAACCCGCTGCGGATTAAGAAGGATATTATCCATGAGCTTCAGTACAACCTGCTTCTGTGCTATACGGGAAATATCCATGTTTCCGCAAATATTATCAAGGATCAGGTGAGCAACTACAAGAAACAGGATGCCTTTGACGCCATGTGCGAGGTGAAGGCTCTGGCCTACGCCATGAAGGACGAGCTTCTGAGAGGAAATCTCCACAGCTTCGGAAAGCTCCTGGACTATGGCTGGCAGAGCAAAAAGCGCATGAGCAGCAAGATAACCAATCCACAGATCGATGAGCTCTACGATGAGGCCAAGAAGGCCGGGGCTCTGGGAGGAAAGCTTCTGGGAGCAGGCGGCGGCGGCTTCCTTCTCATGTACTGCCCCTACAATGTCAAGCACAAGGTGGCGGCCCGCATGGAGCAGGTGGGCGGACAGCTCATGGACTGGAACTTTGAGCTGCGGGGTGTCCAGAGCTGGTGCTGCGACAGTGAGAGGTGGAAGTACGGGGAGGTCAGTGTCCGGATGCCTGACAGGAATTACACCTTTAAGCTGTGA
- a CDS encoding D-glycero-alpha-D-manno-heptose-1,7-bisphosphate 7-phosphatase, which produces MKPDTGNREKIKTKTVFLDRDGTLNVEVNYLYRPEDLKLIPGVPEAIRQLNEAGFRVVVVTNQAGVARGYYTEADVDRLHSYLNEVLARDRAHVDAFYYCPHHPEHGIGIYKTECRCRKPKTGMFEAADRDCPVDRERSFMVGDKLIDTAAGHNFGIRSILVGTGYGAEQREQELSKRQKGSSSGQEFSGGESAEYDWYAEDLREAVRLICRMDREAV; this is translated from the coding sequence GTGAAGCCGGATACCGGAAACAGAGAGAAAATAAAGACGAAAACCGTGTTCCTGGATCGGGACGGAACTCTGAATGTGGAGGTCAATTACCTCTACCGGCCAGAGGATCTGAAGCTGATACCGGGGGTGCCGGAGGCCATCAGGCAGCTGAATGAGGCGGGCTTTCGCGTGGTGGTGGTGACCAACCAGGCGGGAGTGGCCAGAGGGTATTATACGGAGGCGGATGTCGACAGGCTTCACAGCTACCTGAATGAAGTTCTGGCCAGGGACCGCGCCCATGTGGACGCGTTTTATTACTGCCCCCATCACCCGGAGCACGGGATCGGAATCTACAAGACAGAATGCAGGTGCAGAAAGCCGAAAACGGGGATGTTTGAGGCTGCGGACAGGGACTGCCCCGTGGACAGAGAGCGGTCTTTTATGGTGGGGGACAAGCTCATTGACACGGCCGCAGGACATAATTTTGGCATCAGGAGCATCCTGGTGGGAACAGGCTACGGCGCCGAGCAGAGAGAGCAGGAGCTTAGTAAGAGACAGAAGGGCTCCTCTTCGGGACAGGAATTTTCCGGCGGCGAAAGCGCGGAGTATGACTGGTATGCAGAAGATCTGAGAGAGGCTGTACGGCTCATCTGCCGTATGGACAGAGAGGCGGTTTAG